CATGCTGGGTTATTCTTTCTTACAAAATCAATAGATGACTAGGTCTGGGTTCTAGTGCTTTTTTTGTTTGCCAAGGATATATTGTAGTTACTTCGGTAATCTCCAGTTTTCCATAGTAAGACCAGGGATGCGGGAGAATTCTTTCTCGTTGGAAGTAATTAATATCAGTTTGTTCACCAACGCAGTAGTGGCAATCAGCAGATCATAAGTGCCGAGACACAATTAGTTTAAAATGGTTAGCTTTGCTATCAAAAGTCAATAGATGGGTAAGATACGCAAAATAGAGTTAAGTGAACAAGAACGAACAGTCTTGTTAGCGGGCTACCACCAGGGGAGGTCGTCGGCTTTTCGTCAACGTTGCCATATGATCTTGCTGAAAAGTGAAGGACGCACGTCTCAGGATGTAGCCGCCATTTTAGGCAGTAATTTGGTATCGGTCAATAACTGGTTGACCCGGTATGAACAAGAAGGTATTGCCGGACTGAGCACCCGCCCTGGCCGAGGTCGTAAGCCTATTTTAGACCTACTCAATGATAAAGCGAAGGTGCGCGAG
This region of Tunicatimonas pelagia genomic DNA includes:
- a CDS encoding helix-turn-helix domain-containing protein produces the protein MGKIRKIELSEQERTVLLAGYHQGRSSAFRQRCHMILLKSEGRTSQDVAAILGSNLVSVNNWLTRYEQEGIAGLSTRPGRGRKPILDLLNDKAKVREIVQQERQRLKRAKLILEEELDKQPPWRGSVKKRSNVF